DNA from Clarias gariepinus isolate MV-2021 ecotype Netherlands chromosome 23, CGAR_prim_01v2, whole genome shotgun sequence:
GGTCATGGAACCAAAGGAGTGTTTGAGCTCCTGGCTGGCTGGAGAAGAACCCGTGAGAGTCTGCCCTTCAAAGAGCGGGTGGCGGATGCCTTTGCCGATGTGATGGTATGCTACACCATGACGAGTTCACTCTACATTATTACGTTTGGCATGGGTGCCAGTCCTTTCACCAACATCGAGTCGGTCAAGGTGTTCTGTCAGAGCATGTGCGTGGCCATCCTGGTCAATTACTTTTACGTCTTTTCTTTTTACGGCTCCTGCCTGGTGTTTGCCGGCCAACTTGAGCAGAACCGCTACCACAGTGTTTTCTGCTGCAAGATTCCATCTGTCGAATACCTGGACCGCCAGCCCACGTGGTTCAAGACCATGATGAGTGATGGCCATGATCTCTCCACGCACCACGAGAGTATGCCGTACCAGAATCACTTTATTCAGCACTTCCTGAGGGAGCATTACACAGAGTGGATTACCAACACATATGTCAAGCCCTTTGTGGTCATTCTCTACCTGATTTATGCCTCGTTTTCATTCATGGGATGTTTACAAATCAGTGACGGCTATAATATAGTGAATTTATTAGCCAGCAATTCACCCAGTGTGTCATTTGCCCTGACCCAGCAGAAACTGTTCAGCAACTACAGCCCAGTGATAGGATTCTACATCTATGAGCCTATCGAATACTGGAACTCCACGGTACAGGAGCACCTCAAGACACTAGGGCAGGGTTTCAATAAGATTTCATGGATCGataattatttcaattatttgAAAGTCACCAACGTCAGTGCATCAACCAAAAGCGATTTCATAAATATTCTCAAGACTTCATTTCTAAAGAGACCGGAGTACCAGCACTTCACAGAAGACATCATTTTTTCCAAAAATGGAGACGAGTATGACATCATCGCATCCAGGATGTACTTGGTAGCCAGGACCACGGAGAAGACAAGGGAGGAGGTGGTGGAGCTGCTCGAGAGACTTAGGCCCCTCTCCCTTATAAACAGCATTAAGTTCATCGTCTTCAACCCTACCTTCGTGTTCATGGACCGCTATAGTTCCTCGGTTGTGTCCCCAATTCTAACTTCAGGTTTCAGCGTCCTGACCATCCTCATCCTCACTTTCTTCCTTGTCATCAACCCCTTAGGGAACTTCTGGTTGATTCTGACCGTCACCTCTGTGGAGCTGGGTGTCCTCGGCCTCATGACACTCTGGAATGTAGATATGGACAGTATCTCTATCCTGTGCCTTATTTATACTCTCAACTTTGCCATGGATCACTGTGCCCCTCACCTCTACACATTTGTACTGGCCACTGAGCACACCAGGACTCAATGCATCAAGATTTCGCTCGAAGAGCATGGGGCAGCCATTTTACAGAACGCCTCATGCTTTGTGATTGGGATCATGCCCCTGCTCTTTGTGCCTTCCAACCTGACCTACACACTGTTCAAGTGCTCACTACTAACCACCGGGTGTACAGTGTTGCACTGTTTCATAATCCTTCCAGTC
Protein-coding regions in this window:
- the ptchd4 gene encoding patched domain-containing protein 1, which translates into the protein MMLRQAIYGALKASFYWLGLFVSRHPVFFLTVPAVLTALLGGAALRGFAPEADLERLLAPAHSLAKVERRLADSLFPVERSKHRLYSDLHTPGRYGRLILLAKRGANVLELAEQVLRVHRRVLELRVAHRGFNYTFAHLCVLDGQREPRRCVLDDIIAIFEDIREAVLNNNTFSKVPVSYPNTTLRDGRVAFIGHQLGSVLLASHGRERHVKSARAVQITYYLRRLTPIVQDAIAEKWENEFGKMAQHLATSSPDLHVQALTSFGLWRDFHATGALAKGEVLVGLVLVLLAATISSSMRDCLRGKPFLGLLGVLTVCSANVTAAGIFFISHGKFNSTLLGIPFFAMGHGTKGVFELLAGWRRTRESLPFKERVADAFADVMVCYTMTSSLYIITFGMGASPFTNIESVKVFCQSMCVAILVNYFYVFSFYGSCLVFAGQLEQNRYHSVFCCKIPSVEYLDRQPTWFKTMMSDGHDLSTHHESMPYQNHFIQHFLREHYTEWITNTYVKPFVVILYLIYASFSFMGCLQISDGYNIVNLLASNSPSVSFALTQQKLFSNYSPVIGFYIYEPIEYWNSTVQEHLKTLGQGFNKISWIDNYFNYLKVTNVSASTKSDFINILKTSFLKRPEYQHFTEDIIFSKNGDEYDIIASRMYLVARTTEKTREEVVELLERLRPLSLINSIKFIVFNPTFVFMDRYSSSVVSPILTSGFSVLTILILTFFLVINPLGNFWLILTVTSVELGVLGLMTLWNVDMDSISILCLIYTLNFAMDHCAPHLYTFVLATEHTRTQCIKISLEEHGAAILQNASCFVIGIMPLLFVPSNLTYTLFKCSLLTTGCTVLHCFIILPVFLTFFPPSKKRHKKKKRAKRKEREREREREEIECIEVRENPDHVTSV